One genomic window of Gemmatimonadales bacterium includes the following:
- a CDS encoding chemotaxis protein CheB yields MAIGASAGGLDATNQLLKALPANTGMAFVVVHHLAPSRVSMLADILARSTEMPVQSAQDAMAIAADHVYVIPAGAGMELVDGKLRVHPRRKADGYYRPIDEFFRSLAREQLHRSIGVVLSGTASDGTLGCGEIKVAGGIVYAQDQSAQEDSMPRSAIAAGCVDFVLSPEAIAQSLTEIAAHPLVVPRGGAPVPVDVNHLSAVLDQVRIASGIDFEHYKRATLLRRITRRMVLHKLTEIRDYVKMLAEDPIEAEALVQDILINVTSFFRNPEGFELLKTRVFPALSQDRTGKMPLRIWVLGCSTGEEAYSIAIAVTEFLHSTGRHVPVQIFASDLSSVGITKAREGIYTKLIEQEVSQERLRRFFVATDGGYQVNKMIRDMVVFARHNALVDPPFSHVDLISCRNMLIYLDATLQQQIVTTMHYALNAGGFLWLGPSETIGATQGMFDLLDAKFKLYQRRPGVAHPEGLGRREHLPGKRGPMANHDVELRIGRDPLLIGDPQREADRLLLSRYAPAGVLVNGDFEMLQFRGDTSLYLTPAPGRASLNLVKMLRDGLVVGVRAALLQAKRERRPIRQEDLRIRAGGTTHVISVEVIPIRVPASRDVYYMVVFDDVASARAREGSPTRSEAPPPMRGARATSEIRRLRQELAASREYLQSVIEQQEAANEELQSANEEVQSTNEELQSINEELETSKEEIQSSSEELATVNDELQTRNQQLLQSHNDLRNLIDSVQIPIVMLGPDFRIRRFTPSAERLLNLIGTDAGRPITDLRSNIEIPDLEERLRQVIETMSAQEITLQDRDGRWNLLRLRPYRTVDQKSDGVVMSFVDIDSLKQAESSARTSRDRLAIVQDDAPLGIRETDASGRLTRANDAYCRIVGYECDEILGQHFADGVVEADRDQAEGQWRRVMEGDIHHYRDEYRIARKDGAERWVEVHGYALRDERKTPVAGVAFVQDITPRKEAEAELRAADRSKTEFLALLAHELRNPLAPLLNVTQLLADQDLQSERFAELRDVLERQIRNLGRMTDDLLDVSRISQGKMQLRREDVDFAGVARRVAALFRPTLDARSQRFVATIPDHPIPVDGDPVRLEQIVDNLLTNSSKFTPAGGTIQLTVASAADDRRLVELRVKDDGIGMGAEVLARIFDPFMQADKTLDRKGGGLGLGLTLARRLVELHGGTLTAISEGPQLGSEFVVRLPVVNRQVKRSVEHPAIQVTRERPLRVMVADDNRDGAETLAMVLQLAGHVVDTVADGAIAVEKINQFAPDVVLLDIGLPGKDGFEIARELRSNGGPRMRLIAVTGYGSERDRQHAADVGIDDYFTKPMEIEPLLALLGSIGT; encoded by the coding sequence GTGGCAATCGGCGCGTCGGCCGGAGGGCTCGACGCGACCAACCAGCTGCTCAAGGCGCTTCCGGCGAATACCGGGATGGCATTCGTGGTGGTGCATCACCTCGCACCGAGCCGGGTCAGCATGCTCGCCGATATTCTGGCGCGTTCGACGGAAATGCCGGTCCAGTCGGCGCAGGATGCGATGGCAATCGCTGCCGACCACGTTTACGTCATTCCTGCGGGCGCCGGCATGGAGCTCGTCGACGGGAAGCTGCGGGTCCATCCGCGGCGCAAGGCCGACGGATATTATCGACCGATCGATGAGTTCTTCCGCTCGCTGGCGCGGGAGCAACTCCATCGATCGATCGGCGTGGTGCTGTCGGGTACCGCCAGCGACGGGACGCTCGGCTGCGGGGAGATCAAGGTTGCGGGCGGTATCGTCTACGCGCAGGATCAGTCGGCTCAGGAAGACAGCATGCCACGGAGCGCCATCGCCGCCGGGTGTGTCGACTTCGTCCTCTCGCCTGAAGCGATCGCCCAGTCACTGACCGAGATCGCGGCGCATCCGCTGGTGGTTCCGCGAGGCGGAGCGCCGGTGCCGGTGGACGTCAATCATCTGTCGGCGGTGCTGGACCAGGTGCGGATCGCCAGCGGGATCGATTTCGAGCATTACAAGCGCGCCACCCTGCTGCGGCGCATCACTCGTCGCATGGTGCTGCACAAGCTGACCGAGATCCGCGACTATGTGAAGATGCTCGCCGAGGATCCGATTGAAGCGGAAGCATTGGTGCAGGACATCCTGATCAATGTCACCTCGTTCTTCCGGAACCCGGAAGGGTTCGAGCTGCTGAAGACGCGCGTCTTTCCCGCGCTCTCCCAGGATCGCACCGGCAAGATGCCGCTGCGGATCTGGGTCCTGGGCTGCTCCACCGGCGAGGAGGCGTATTCGATCGCGATCGCAGTCACGGAGTTCCTGCACTCGACCGGGCGGCACGTGCCGGTACAGATCTTCGCAAGCGATCTCAGCAGCGTCGGAATCACCAAGGCGCGCGAGGGGATCTACACAAAGTTGATCGAGCAGGAGGTGTCGCAGGAACGCCTGCGGCGCTTCTTCGTCGCGACCGACGGCGGGTACCAGGTCAACAAGATGATCCGCGACATGGTGGTGTTTGCGCGGCACAACGCGCTCGTCGATCCGCCGTTTTCGCATGTCGACCTGATCAGCTGTCGCAACATGCTGATCTACCTCGATGCGACGCTGCAGCAGCAGATCGTCACGACAATGCATTACGCCCTGAACGCCGGCGGTTTTCTCTGGCTCGGCCCGTCGGAAACGATTGGCGCAACGCAGGGGATGTTCGACCTCCTCGATGCCAAGTTCAAGCTGTACCAGCGCAGGCCAGGCGTCGCTCATCCCGAGGGGCTGGGACGGAGGGAACACCTCCCCGGGAAGCGCGGTCCGATGGCCAACCACGACGTCGAGCTCCGCATCGGTCGCGATCCGCTCCTCATCGGGGATCCGCAGCGCGAAGCCGACCGCCTCCTGCTGTCGCGCTATGCCCCGGCGGGCGTCCTGGTGAATGGCGACTTCGAGATGTTGCAGTTCCGCGGGGACACGTCATTGTATCTCACCCCCGCACCCGGGCGAGCGTCGCTGAATCTCGTCAAGATGCTGCGGGACGGGCTCGTGGTCGGCGTGCGCGCCGCGCTGCTGCAGGCAAAGCGCGAACGGCGGCCGATCCGGCAGGAGGACCTGCGGATTCGCGCCGGCGGGACGACGCACGTGATCAGCGTCGAGGTGATCCCGATCCGGGTGCCGGCCAGCCGCGACGTGTATTACATGGTCGTCTTCGATGACGTGGCATCGGCGCGGGCGCGCGAAGGATCACCCACCAGGAGCGAGGCGCCGCCGCCGATGCGCGGCGCGCGCGCAACCAGCGAAATCCGGCGTCTCCGTCAGGAGCTCGCGGCGAGCCGCGAATACCTGCAGTCGGTGATCGAACAGCAGGAGGCGGCCAACGAAGAGCTGCAGTCAGCCAATGAAGAGGTACAGTCGACCAACGAAGAACTGCAGAGCATCAACGAGGAACTCGAAACGTCGAAGGAAGAGATCCAGTCGAGCAGCGAAGAATTGGCGACGGTGAATGATGAACTGCAGACACGCAATCAGCAGCTGCTGCAGAGCCACAACGACCTGCGCAATCTGATCGACAGCGTCCAGATCCCGATCGTGATGCTCGGCCCGGATTTCCGGATTCGCCGCTTCACCCCCAGCGCGGAGCGACTGCTCAATCTGATCGGCACCGATGCCGGCCGTCCGATCACCGACCTCCGGAGCAACATCGAGATTCCCGACCTCGAGGAGCGGTTGCGGCAGGTGATCGAGACGATGAGCGCCCAGGAAATCACGCTGCAGGACCGTGATGGCCGCTGGAACCTCCTCCGCCTCCGCCCGTACCGAACTGTCGACCAGAAGAGCGACGGCGTCGTGATGAGCTTCGTGGACATCGACTCGCTCAAGCAGGCCGAATCGTCGGCGCGAACGTCGCGAGATCGTCTTGCCATCGTCCAGGACGACGCGCCGCTCGGGATCCGCGAGACCGATGCGTCGGGGCGACTCACCCGGGCGAACGACGCCTACTGCCGGATTGTCGGTTACGAATGTGATGAAATCCTCGGCCAGCACTTTGCCGACGGGGTGGTCGAGGCCGATCGCGATCAAGCCGAGGGGCAATGGCGGCGAGTGATGGAGGGCGACATTCATCATTACCGGGACGAGTACCGGATCGCCCGGAAAGACGGCGCCGAACGCTGGGTCGAGGTGCACGGCTACGCCCTGCGCGATGAGCGAAAGACTCCGGTGGCCGGCGTGGCGTTCGTCCAGGATATCACGCCGAGAAAGGAGGCGGAGGCGGAACTCCGGGCGGCCGATCGCTCGAAGACCGAATTCCTGGCGCTGCTCGCGCACGAACTGCGCAACCCGCTGGCGCCGCTTCTCAATGTGACCCAGTTGCTTGCCGATCAGGACCTTCAGAGCGAACGCTTCGCCGAGCTTCGCGATGTGCTCGAGCGCCAGATCCGCAATCTCGGCCGGATGACCGACGACCTACTCGATGTGTCGCGAATCTCGCAGGGGAAGATGCAGCTGCGTCGCGAGGACGTCGACTTCGCCGGCGTGGCGCGCCGGGTGGCCGCGCTCTTTCGCCCCACGCTCGATGCGCGGTCGCAGCGATTCGTGGCGACGATCCCCGATCACCCGATACCGGTGGACGGTGATCCCGTGCGCCTCGAACAGATCGTCGACAACCTCCTCACCAATTCGTCGAAGTTCACCCCGGCGGGAGGCACGATCCAGCTGACCGTGGCGAGCGCGGCGGACGATCGCCGCCTCGTGGAGCTCCGCGTCAAGGACGACGGGATCGGCATGGGCGCCGAGGTGCTGGCGCGGATCTTCGATCCGTTCATGCAGGCCGACAAGACGCTCGACCGCAAAGGTGGAGGTCTGGGCCTCGGCCTGACGCTGGCGCGACGGCTGGTGGAGCTGCACGGCGGGACATTGACCGCGATCAGCGAAGGGCCGCAGCTCGGTTCCGAGTTCGTGGTCCGCCTGCCGGTGGTGAACCGCCAGGTCAAACGGTCGGTCGAACATCCGGCAATTCAGGTCACGCGCGAGCGGCCACTGCGAGTGATGGTCGCGGATGACAATCGCGACGGCGCCGAGACGCTTGCGATGGTGCTGCAGCTGGCCGGCCATGTGGTCGACACCGTTGCGGATGGCGCGATCGCGGTGGAGAAGATCAACCAGTTCGCCCCCGACGTGGTCCTCCTCGACATCGGGCTTCCGGGGAAGGACGGCTTCGAGATCGCCCGCGAGCTCCGCAGCAACGGCGGCCCGAGGATGCGGCTGATCGCGGTCACCGGCTACGGCAGCGAACGCGACCGGCAACACGCCGCCGACGTCGGGATCGACGACTACTTCACCAAGCCGATGGAGATCGAACCGCTCCTGGCACTCCTCGGCTCGATCGGCACCTGA
- a CDS encoding pirin family protein yields the protein MSIRPVKRIVHAMPTLEGAGVHLRRAFGFGDTAEVDPFLLLDDFRNDRPADYLAGFPWHPHRGIETITYVLAGTVDHADSIGNAGTIGAGDVQWMTAGSGIIHQEMPQGDAEGRMHGFQLWANLPASKKMTAPRYQEIKAGDVPVRTDDDGTVARVITGNFWGIRGPVEGIAADPSYVDISVPPGKRKSLPVETTRNAFAYVFAGSGRFSNASDPMPVATEVAGIPDQVIHETVGNRSLVLFDRGDEVTVQAGEEGIRFLLVSGEPLREPVAWRGPIVMNTREELGQAFRELADGTFLK from the coding sequence ATGTCCATCCGACCCGTCAAACGAATTGTCCACGCCATGCCGACGCTCGAAGGCGCCGGGGTGCATCTCCGCCGAGCGTTCGGCTTTGGAGACACAGCCGAGGTCGATCCGTTCCTGCTGCTTGATGATTTCCGCAACGACCGGCCGGCCGACTATCTCGCCGGCTTTCCGTGGCACCCACATCGCGGGATCGAGACGATTACCTACGTCCTCGCCGGAACGGTCGACCACGCCGACAGCATCGGCAACGCCGGAACCATCGGCGCAGGTGACGTGCAGTGGATGACTGCCGGAAGCGGGATCATCCATCAGGAGATGCCGCAGGGCGATGCCGAGGGCCGGATGCACGGCTTCCAGCTCTGGGCCAACCTTCCGGCATCGAAGAAGATGACGGCGCCGCGCTACCAGGAGATCAAGGCCGGCGACGTCCCGGTTCGCACCGACGACGACGGCACGGTGGCTCGGGTGATCACCGGCAACTTCTGGGGAATTCGCGGGCCGGTCGAGGGAATCGCCGCCGACCCGTCATACGTCGATATCTCGGTGCCTCCGGGGAAGCGGAAGAGTCTGCCGGTCGAGACGACGCGCAACGCCTTCGCCTATGTCTTCGCCGGGAGCGGCCGCTTTTCCAACGCCTCCGATCCGATGCCGGTGGCGACGGAAGTGGCGGGTATTCCGGATCAGGTGATTCATGAGACCGTTGGCAACCGCTCGCTGGTCCTCTTCGACCGCGGCGACGAAGTCACCGTGCAGGCGGGCGAAGAAGGGATCCGCTTCCTGCTGGTATCCGGGGAGCCGTTGCGCGAACCGGTAGCGTGGCGCGGCCCGATCGTGATGAACACCCGCGAGGAGCTCGGGCAGGCGTTTCGCGAACTCGCCGACGGGACATTCCTGAAGTAG
- a CDS encoding YetF domain-containing protein yields the protein MTTPDLFGQGSNLTAVQMCVRAGAGFVIAVVLVRIAGRRSFGMRSPFDVVISLLLGAVLSRAVVGASPFWPTVAASTVLALLHRLFGLLGTMSHRIGRVIKGESIVVFANGTVDPVHLRRALISVEDLTEAVRVNLNQNSFDGIEQIRVERNGEVGIVVAQPK from the coding sequence ATGACTACTCCAGATCTCTTCGGCCAAGGGTCGAACCTCACCGCCGTGCAGATGTGCGTCCGGGCCGGCGCCGGATTCGTGATCGCCGTTGTCCTCGTCCGGATCGCGGGGCGCAGGTCGTTCGGCATGCGTTCCCCGTTCGACGTGGTGATCTCCCTCCTCCTCGGCGCTGTGCTGAGCCGGGCGGTGGTCGGTGCATCGCCGTTCTGGCCCACCGTGGCGGCGTCAACCGTCCTGGCGCTGCTGCACCGGCTCTTCGGATTGCTCGGGACGATGAGCCACCGGATCGGCCGGGTGATCAAGGGCGAGAGCATCGTCGTCTTTGCCAACGGAACGGTTGACCCGGTACATCTTCGCCGCGCGCTGATCAGCGTCGAGGATCTGACCGAGGCGGTGCGGGTCAATCTCAATCAGAACTCGTTCGACGGGATCGAGCAGATCCGCGTGGAGCGGAACGGCGAAGTCGGGATCGTGGTCGCCCAGCCGAAGTGA
- a CDS encoding CHAD domain-containing protein, giving the protein MRPGDSSDVFPGEGGVMDLVTQEMLGESAEHGARAIAHEYLQHAVKRAAPLLVPPATADAAAAERTSADVHDFRVALRRLRTWLRVCKKPLDEIVPKKRRRALRRISRCAGRARDVEVERSWFGESQLPGADAATLAAASHFRNRLDKKELKRVDRLRRAIASDWPAVAEQLGNDLRHDAPEGTGDKFGPHLAGALRDELEELRQTAGTRPRTSDVGAIHKTRIAAKHLRYLLESFEPKLGRGTRTLSLLTGAQEKIGALHDQQLVAKRIDKEISAKGANGGIVKLRRIARQRIRDATPAARKTAAALSQPQIGRDVGALATRCERRPRRLR; this is encoded by the coding sequence GTGCGTCCGGGGGATTCGTCCGACGTCTTTCCGGGAGAGGGAGGCGTCATGGACCTGGTGACGCAGGAAATGCTGGGTGAATCGGCCGAACACGGCGCTCGCGCCATCGCCCACGAGTACCTGCAGCACGCGGTGAAGCGGGCCGCGCCGCTCCTGGTGCCGCCCGCGACGGCGGATGCCGCTGCCGCCGAGCGCACATCGGCTGACGTCCACGACTTCCGCGTCGCCTTGCGTCGACTGCGCACCTGGCTTCGAGTCTGCAAGAAGCCGCTCGATGAGATCGTCCCGAAGAAGCGGCGCCGCGCGCTGCGACGGATATCGCGCTGCGCCGGCAGGGCACGCGACGTGGAGGTCGAACGATCGTGGTTCGGTGAATCGCAGCTCCCCGGGGCCGACGCCGCGACCCTCGCCGCGGCCAGCCACTTCCGAAACCGGCTCGACAAGAAGGAGCTGAAACGGGTCGACCGGCTTCGTCGCGCGATTGCCAGCGATTGGCCCGCGGTGGCCGAACAACTCGGCAACGATCTCCGCCACGATGCGCCGGAGGGAACGGGCGACAAGTTCGGACCTCACCTTGCCGGCGCACTTCGCGATGAACTGGAGGAGTTGCGGCAGACGGCGGGAACGCGCCCTCGCACATCCGATGTCGGCGCGATCCACAAGACCCGGATCGCAGCGAAGCACCTCCGGTATCTCCTGGAGTCGTTCGAACCGAAACTCGGGCGAGGAACCCGGACGCTGTCCCTGCTGACCGGCGCGCAGGAGAAGATCGGCGCGCTGCACGATCAACAGCTGGTGGCGAAGCGGATCGACAAGGAGATCTCGGCCAAGGGGGCCAACGGGGGAATCGTGAAGTTGCGGCGGATCGCCCGTCAGCGCATCCGGGACGCCACTCCTGCCGCGCGAAAAACCGCCGCCGCCTTGTCGCAGCCGCAGATTGGCCGCGACGTCGGCGCGCTGGCGACGCGATGTGAACGACGGCCGAGGAGATTGCGGTAG
- a CDS encoding ABC transporter permease encodes MLVGETIRVAIGSIRANKLRGALTMLGVIIGVAAVITVVAMGSGAKQAVQDQINALGANLISINPGMGRMQGHVASATRAAMYVADADSLAADGTTFAAVVPELSRNQQVVYLDHNINTSIVGTTANYADAHNYTIPFGRMFTNGDDASRQRYAVVGADVPKLLGVNPAALIGRLIAIRQVDFEVIGVLSAKGAQGYDNPDEQILIPLRTAQFRVFGTDRLRSISVIAAPGVPLQRSMVDAEDVLRRQHKIQPGDPNDFRIMSPMDFLATRQQTADTFSSLLISIAAVSLLVGGIGIMNIMLVSVTERTKEIGIRKALGATRFTIMAQFLVEALVLCVAGGVLGIAAGVSASIFVARQYGAATQLSIVAILVAFAFSAVVGLTFGLWPAQRAASLDPIQALRYE; translated from the coding sequence ATGTTGGTCGGTGAAACGATTCGGGTCGCGATCGGCAGCATCCGGGCGAACAAGCTTCGCGGCGCGCTGACGATGCTGGGTGTGATCATCGGTGTGGCAGCGGTGATCACCGTCGTGGCGATGGGGAGCGGTGCCAAGCAGGCGGTGCAGGACCAGATCAACGCACTGGGCGCCAACCTGATCAGTATCAATCCGGGGATGGGACGGATGCAAGGGCACGTCGCGTCGGCGACACGAGCGGCGATGTATGTCGCCGATGCCGATTCGCTCGCCGCTGACGGCACCACCTTCGCCGCCGTCGTTCCCGAACTCTCCCGCAATCAGCAGGTCGTGTACCTCGATCACAACATCAACACCAGCATCGTCGGCACCACGGCGAACTACGCCGACGCCCACAACTACACCATCCCCTTCGGCAGGATGTTCACCAACGGCGACGACGCCTCACGCCAGCGCTATGCCGTCGTCGGTGCCGACGTCCCCAAGCTGCTCGGCGTCAACCCGGCGGCGCTGATCGGACGATTGATCGCCATTCGTCAGGTCGATTTCGAAGTGATCGGCGTGCTGAGCGCCAAGGGGGCGCAGGGATACGACAATCCAGACGAGCAGATCCTGATTCCGCTGCGGACGGCACAATTCCGCGTCTTCGGCACCGACCGGTTGCGGTCGATCTCCGTGATCGCAGCGCCGGGTGTGCCGTTGCAGCGGAGCATGGTCGACGCCGAGGATGTGCTGCGTCGCCAGCACAAGATCCAGCCGGGGGATCCGAACGACTTCCGGATCATGTCGCCGATGGACTTCCTCGCGACCCGGCAGCAGACCGCCGATACCTTCTCGAGTCTGCTCATCTCGATCGCCGCGGTGTCACTGCTGGTTGGCGGGATCGGCATCATGAATATCATGCTCGTGTCGGTCACCGAGCGGACCAAGGAGATCGGGATCCGGAAGGCGCTCGGTGCGACGCGCTTCACGATCATGGCGCAGTTCCTGGTGGAGGCGCTGGTCCTCTGTGTTGCAGGCGGCGTCCTCGGGATCGCCGCCGGGGTCAGTGCTTCGATCTTCGTCGCCCGGCAATATGGCGCCGCGACGCAGCTCTCGATCGTCGCGATCCTGGTGGCGTTCGCATTCTCCGCGGTCGTCGGGCTCACCTTCGGCCTCTGGCCGGCGCAGCGTGCGGCGAGTCTCGACCCGATCCAGGCGTTGCGGTACGAATAG
- a CDS encoding DUF1697 domain-containing protein, whose amino-acid sequence MATYVALLRAINVGGTGKLAMADLKQLCIGAGFTEVATYIASGNVVFRSKLRPRAVKGALEKCLFAHMGSAIDVFIRTGAEMQGVVSANPFRTKAGNLTYVHFLDNDPPKDALARVAGQTDEVIRLGTREIFVYYPAGMGKSTLRIPAAKAATARNMNTVARLAELSAS is encoded by the coding sequence ATGGCAACATATGTCGCTCTCCTCCGCGCCATCAATGTCGGTGGCACCGGCAAACTCGCGATGGCCGATCTCAAGCAACTGTGCATCGGAGCCGGCTTCACCGAGGTAGCGACGTACATCGCCAGCGGCAACGTGGTCTTCCGGAGCAAGCTGCGGCCGCGCGCCGTGAAAGGCGCGCTGGAGAAGTGTCTCTTTGCGCATATGGGATCGGCGATCGACGTCTTCATTCGCACCGGGGCGGAGATGCAGGGCGTTGTCTCCGCCAATCCGTTCCGCACCAAGGCCGGGAACCTCACCTACGTCCACTTCCTCGACAACGACCCGCCGAAGGATGCGCTGGCGCGCGTGGCTGGACAGACCGATGAAGTGATCCGTCTCGGGACGCGCGAGATCTTCGTCTACTATCCGGCGGGAATGGGAAAGTCGACACTCCGGATTCCTGCGGCAAAGGCTGCAACCGCGCGCAACATGAACACGGTGGCGCGGCTCGCGGAGCTCTCGGCGAGTTGA
- a CDS encoding multicopper oxidase family protein, which translates to MIRRTACALGLFAAAAGPLQAQDSTSMAGMQGMQMGAAASMPIPMPAGMMILPALAGLLPPVAPFLPGIGVDRSMLAATTPTTIVRLRNGDTLDLTATLVSRNIRGKAFVMYGFNGQIPGPLIRVAQHATITVRFHNHIDLPSSVHWHGLRLDNRDDGVPGLTQHEVPPGGDYTYTVRFPDAGIYWYHPHVREDIEQAMGLYGSMLVDSPDSDYYSPANSEQSLMLGDLMINADTLIPFGREAPDFALMGRVGNIPLVNGEPDWSLTVKRGQVVRFFFTDVASSRTWNVSFPGVAMKVVASDQSRFEREESVASVVLAPAERYVIEARFDRPGRFPLVNAIQAINHYKGEFEAVVDTLGWVTVDSSPATPDYAASFTHLRANAAVSADIARYRQYFSRPPDKQLTLTVAVTALPLFTVQFMSIDTAYFHPVEWVDGMPDMNWLSTASQVRWIIRDDATGKENDAIDWQVKRGDVIKLRIYNDPKSFHPMQHPIHLHGQRMLVVARDGVPTANLVWKDTVLIPVGSTVDLLIDASNPGDWMLHCHIAEHLGSGMMTTMHVR; encoded by the coding sequence GTGATCCGGCGCACCGCGTGCGCGCTCGGACTATTCGCCGCCGCGGCGGGACCGTTGCAGGCGCAGGACTCGACCTCCATGGCTGGAATGCAGGGGATGCAGATGGGGGCCGCGGCATCGATGCCGATCCCGATGCCAGCCGGCATGATGATTCTCCCGGCTCTCGCCGGACTGCTGCCGCCGGTTGCACCGTTTCTGCCGGGGATTGGCGTCGACCGGTCGATGCTCGCAGCAACGACCCCGACCACAATTGTCCGCCTTCGCAATGGCGACACGCTCGACCTGACGGCGACGCTGGTGTCGCGCAACATTCGCGGCAAGGCCTTCGTCATGTACGGCTTCAACGGCCAGATACCCGGCCCGCTGATTCGCGTCGCGCAGCATGCCACGATCACGGTACGATTTCACAATCACATTGACCTGCCGAGCAGCGTGCACTGGCACGGGCTCCGGCTCGACAACCGCGACGACGGCGTTCCGGGATTGACGCAACATGAGGTACCGCCGGGTGGTGACTACACCTACACGGTCCGCTTTCCCGATGCGGGGATCTATTGGTATCACCCGCACGTGCGGGAGGATATCGAGCAGGCGATGGGGCTGTACGGCAGCATGCTGGTCGACAGTCCCGATTCCGATTATTACTCACCGGCAAACAGTGAACAGTCGTTGATGCTCGGCGACCTGATGATCAACGCCGACACGCTGATTCCCTTCGGCCGGGAAGCGCCGGATTTCGCGCTGATGGGCCGGGTGGGGAACATCCCGCTCGTCAACGGCGAGCCGGACTGGTCGCTGACGGTGAAGCGGGGGCAGGTGGTGCGATTTTTTTTCACCGACGTTGCTTCCTCGCGCACATGGAACGTGTCATTTCCCGGTGTCGCGATGAAGGTGGTCGCGTCGGATCAGAGCCGATTCGAACGGGAGGAATCGGTCGCCAGCGTTGTGCTCGCCCCGGCGGAGCGCTATGTGATCGAAGCGCGCTTCGACCGGCCGGGGCGATTCCCGCTGGTCAACGCGATCCAGGCGATCAATCACTACAAGGGAGAATTCGAGGCCGTGGTCGACACCCTGGGGTGGGTCACTGTCGATTCGTCGCCGGCGACGCCGGACTACGCGGCGTCCTTCACCCACCTCCGCGCCAATGCGGCGGTGTCAGCAGACATCGCTCGATACCGGCAGTATTTCTCGAGGCCGCCCGACAAGCAGCTCACGCTCACCGTCGCCGTCACGGCGCTCCCGCTCTTCACGGTGCAGTTCATGAGCATCGACACGGCGTATTTCCACCCCGTGGAATGGGTTGACGGGATGCCCGACATGAACTGGCTCTCGACGGCGAGTCAGGTGCGATGGATCATCCGCGACGATGCGACGGGGAAGGAAAACGACGCCATCGACTGGCAGGTGAAGCGCGGCGACGTGATCAAGCTCCGGATCTACAACGACCCCAAGTCATTTCACCCGATGCAGCATCCGATCCACCTGCATGGCCAGCGGATGCTGGTCGTGGCGCGGGACGGCGTCCCCACCGCCAACCTCGTCTGGAAGGATACGGTGCTGATCCCGGTGGGCTCGACGGTCGACCTCTTGATCGACGCATCGAATCCGGGCGACTGGATGCTCCACTGCCATATCGCAGAGCATCTCGGATCCGGGATGATGACCACGATGCACGTGCGCTGA